The Legionella lansingensis DNA window TTATTTGATGAAATAGATTATAAGTAAGTTTTACTTTATTGGTTCGAAACCATGTCAATGCTTGGATATTTTTTAGCGAAATTTTGCTGTCTTGGCAAAGTATATCCATTTCATTATCATCTAAACTATCTTCTAGATAAAGTAAATTTCGAGTAACCTCAAGGGTTTTGGGCATGCTGAGATGAAGTTGGGGATCTATCCAATAAGTAGCAAAGCGGGTGTTTAAATTTTTAGCAAAATCAATACTAGCTAGTGAAGTTCTTCGTTTAAGGGCCAAGTCCATATCCACTAAAACAACTTCTCCGGTATCCTTTAAAGTAATAAAATTACCTTTGGTTGCAGCATCAACCGTGATTCTTCTTGTGTCACGGAAAATTTCTACTAGTTTTTGCGCAATTTCATCATCTGTCGCAGGTCTGCTGTTCTCTAAATAAGGAGCGACCCAACCTCTTTTATACAATCCAGCTTTGGGTAGCTTAGGATTGATTTCATTCCAGAGTCGAACGGCTCTGTGTTTGTTATTCATGGCATTAGATACTGGATCTTTTGAGGGGATTGCGTATTTAAGCACCCATGGGCCTTGGTATGACTCGCCCGGCACTAAAGCTTGAGGTGAGTCAAAATTTGATCTCCAGACATGATTGTAGCTGCCGCCTTGAAGGGATAACCAAGTATGGTGTTGTGGATTTGATGTATCTTTTTGAGATATTAAAGGAGCTTGGCTATCAGTTAACTCAATAGTTGACGGTAATTTTTCATCCTTTTGTTTTGTCATTAAAACTCACAGACCAATGGTTTTGGCTTTTTATTATATTATTTTTAAATAAAAAGGCTAACTAAGTTAGCCTTTTTGCTCTTATATATACTTCTGCTCGGAGAGCACGGCTGAACCTCTTATTGAGTAAACCATTTTTCGTAAAATTTGTTATAAGTTCCATCTGCTTTGATTTCTTCTAAGGTTTTATTCAGTACTTGCAATAGCAGCTTATTGCGCGGATTTACACCAAACCCTAGTGGTTGTGGATGATTGGGTACAGCTGTAAGAATACGTATTTCAGGATGTAGCTGGGTATAATAATTAGCGACAGGAAATACTTTCATGACAGCCCCAACTTTTCCGGTTATTAGATCTTGAATAGCTTCATTGAAATCTGCAAAAGGATAAATTTTTATCTCTTTTATTTTTCCAGACTTTTGCATTTGTAAAGCAATATCATAGTCAGTCGTCTTTGACTGGACACCTATCGTTTGATTCTGTAAATCATTCATGAACTTAATGTTTGGTGTCTTCTTAATATTAATTAAAATGCTTAATGTCGTTGTCATATAAGGTATGGTATAAGGTACAATCTTTTCCCGAGCAGGTGTAATAGTAATACCCCCCATGATTACATCATATTTATTATTCTCCAATTGCTGAATAATTACTTCCCACGAGGTATTAACATATATAGGCTTTAAATGAAGGCGCTTGGAAATTTCGTTCATTAGATCAATTTCAAAACCAACTTGCTTATTCTTTTGTAAGAATTCTAGAGGTGGGTTGGTGAAATAGGTTCCTACAGTCAATTGATCAGGCTGTAATGTCTGGAGAGTTGCAGTATATCCTATCTCATAATAGCTAAATAAAATTATGAAGGGATAAATAATATATCTATATAAGCACTTCAATTTCATAAGTTTTTCCTTTTAAAATGCTTTCTATGAATAAATGAATTGCCAACAACTCCTTACTATTTTAATAAAAAGCTAACGTGCGTTGAACTTGGTGGGTGTTTTTATTTTCCTGTGTAAGTTTAGCACCTAAGCTAAATACATCTTCAATACTCTTTTCCAATGAGCTTTTTATTGACGATTGCAATGACACACTATTCCATCCTTTATTTTTTTCAATGGTGCATTTAAGTGCAGACAAGTTGGCTTTCCCAGATAATACGGCAAACGCCGTGTCAATCACTGCCATTTTAGACTGAAATACCTCTTTGCTGAATGGATTTTTTGAACTTTGATTTTGAATGATTTTCTTCATTTCTTTTGATAAATGTTCCTTTAACTGTCTAATCTCTTCTAACTCGCCAGTACTGGGGGTTTTAACATCTGGAAGGAATATCTTCTGTAAATCGACATTGTCCAAATCTATTTCAGCAATGTTACTGTCCTTGCCTCTGTCTCCTTGAGGAATTGCGTGTCTCAGATCGACTGCCCCATTTTCTTGTCGCACTTGGGATAACTCGGCACCTAAGGCACGTGAACCATTGACTTTTACCCTCTTTATCCATTCATCGAGTGCGGGCGGTGCTTTTTGGACCCATTCTAGCAAGCGATTGAGCAATGTCGGTCCAATATTATCTTCAGTTGATCCTAATTGGAGTGAGGGCAATTCCTCAACCATTTTTTCTATCAGTTCATGCGTAATGAGATCGGGATGAAAACGCAATCCTTTTTCTGGGGTTAGTTTTTTTACTTTCTGAGCAGTACGAAGTGCGTGGTATAGCAAAATTCCCTTTCTGAAATCTTCAAATTCTAAATCCTGTAACAACTGTTTATTAATACTACGACAATGCTTGGTAAGATCCGCTGCGAATGTCTCATATTCCATGAGATCTATCTCGTCGAGTATTTGATCAGGTGATTTGCAATATTCTTCTCGAGGGCTAGATCTCCTGGAGCCAGAGCTGAAAGAGAGAAATGTTTTTGGCGATTCGAGTTCCTTGTCTAGAAGAATCTCTTGTTCTAATTTGGGAGCAAATTGTGCATATAAGATGCGGTAGTTCTTCTTTAGAAAATTTTTTATGTCCTCTTTTTTCTTATCGTTCTCAGGAAAACCAAATCCTTCTGCTAATTTGAACATACTTTTCCCATATTCAGAGGCAAAAAATTCATCTAATTGTCTGTCAGCCTGATCGGGTGTTAGTTTTCCTGCGATTGCAATATCTTTAAGTTGCAGGAGCATTTTCTCTAATCCACCTTCTCCTTTTATACCTGAAAAGGCGACGTATTTGATATCCAAATCGTAGTCAGCCCAAAAGATAGCGAACTTTAAAATGATTCCGTCTCTTTCCTCTGCAGTGGGAATAAATATTTTTCCTTCCATTTGTGCACAAAAAGCAAGCAAATGTTCGTATACTTCAACAGGAGTTATGGGGCTATTATCTGCTGTGCGGTAATGATTATGATTAAACAGTGCTTCTCCTGGATAAAGATGCATCTCCTTGAAATGAAGGCTATCCGTACCGCGATAATAGGTTTCACATGCGTTCTTAACATGGGTGTGGGCCTTAGCTGCCGTATTAAATACCAAATCACGAAATGATTGATGAGTTCTATCCGTTGGTGCAATAAAAAACCACGTAATAACTGGACCCTTTACTTCAAATTTGATTGGCACCGTTGCGGTCTCGCCTTCATCGAACATTTCGTACACCTCACCCCTCGTTCTAATAAACTGGTGTGGGTTTGTCTCATCCCCGGTGAGTTCAGTCAGGCGTTGTATATACCCTTTTCTATTCCCTTTATCTAATAAGTCTTGTAGCTCAAGTGCGGCATCCGTTTTTTTGAAAGTCCACATCTTGGTGGTTTGTTTTGTGAGTAAATCGATCTTAAATGGCATAATGATTGACTACATTGACAAATTAGATGGCATCATAATATAAATTAATCTTCATGATCAAATGAAAATCATCATGGGTTATGAGGGTTCAAACAAAGTAAGAATTTTGGGAAAAATTTTGAGAAATCATAGACTAGTAATGGTCACTAGGTGGTAACCCATTTTGGGTGCTGTAACTTGAGATACATTTCAACTCATGCTAAGGAGGCTTTGCTGTACCCTCCACTCTGGCAAGAATTTGTCCATTAATGCATAAAATCGTTTCGTATGATTGGTTTCTAATAAATGAATCATTTCATGCACTAAAACATACTCCAAACAAGATAACGGTTTTGTTATTAAACTTAAGTTTAGCCAAATTCGGCGCGAACGTATGTTGCATGAACCCCACCTTGTCTTCATTATTTTTATTCCCCACCTATTTACGGCTACGTTGAGAATGCTCTCCCATTTTTTTATCATGTCAGGTAGTATGATTTTCATTTGTTGTCTATACCAATTTTGCAAAAGCTGTTGTTTCTCTTTTATCGTCCCGTTGGTTTTCATTTGAAGGTGTATAAATTCGCCGTCAACCAAAATGCGGGAGCGTTTTGTTGTCTCGTGCACAAGTAAACGCAAGGGTTGTCCCATGAAATTGAGCGTTTCATCGGTAGTAAAGGTTTGTGGTTGATGAGTTGTTAAGCGTTTTCGTTGCTGATGAATCCAGGGGAGTCGTGCCTCAAGTTGCTGACGAATGTCATCCAAGTGAAATTTAAAAGGAGCACTAACCTTAACTTGTCCATTAGGAGGATAAACCCGCAAATGCATATTTTTGATTGCTTTTCGCTGTATTTCTATGAAAATACCATCAATTTCAAGCTCATGTTTCGTCATAAAATCAGAATCGTATGAATGGGTGCTTATCATACCATCTCTTGCTAAGATAATAATTCCTATCACAATAAAACGGTAACAAAACATGAAACCAAAAGTTATTTTAATTACCGGTTGTTCAAGTGGTATTGGTTATGATGGTGCACTGGCTTTGGCACAGCGCGGACATCATGTTTTCGCTGCATGTCGCAAGGAAAGTGATGTCAAAAAACTTAAAGCTTTAGGCCTTGAAGCGGTACAGATGAATATGGATGACACGCATTCCATTGCTTTGGCGTTTTATGACATCATTAAAAAAACCTCAGGCCGTTTGGATATTGTGATTAATAATGCAGGCTATGGCCAGGCTGGTGCTTTGGAAGATGTACCTCGTGATGCCTTGCGCTCTCAGTTCGAGACCAACGTTTTTGGTCTTATGGATCTAACGCGATTGGCAATACCTGTTATGCGCAAGCAAGGACACGGACGCATTATCAACATTAGTTCCATTCTTGGGGTAGTTAGCATGCCATTTCGGGGTGCATACAATGCTTCTAAATATGCAGTGGAGGGGTTGAGCGATACATTGCGTCTTGAACTCAAACCCTCTGGCATTCAAGTTATAACAATTGAGCCTGGTCCTATTGAAAGTCGTTTTAGAGACAACGTCATTAATCATTCATTAAAAAAGATTAATCATGAGAAAAGTCATTTTCGTGATCAATACGAAGTGATGTTAAATGGATTCCAGCAGCAAAAAAATCAATCTATCTTTACTCGTAAAACGGATGTGGTAATAAGTAAATTGATTCATGCTATTGAGTCAAACGCCCCCAAAACAAAGTATCGAGTTACTTTTCCTGCCCATTTATTTGTTTTTTTAAAACGAGTACTGAGCGTAAGAATGCTGGATTATATGCTATCCTATCTATCCAAAAAGGAGCTTGGTCAACGTCCAGGGGAAAGAAGATAGCGCATTTTGGGGATCTATTTGACCAAGTGCAGTGGCCCGCCTAATTTTGACAGGTAACGATCTTGGTCGAGGGGTGGCGCGGAAGGAGGGCTCCTACCGCGCGCAGCTTGCGAGCACGGTGGGATACCTGCAGCGACAGGACCCCGAGACGAGGAATCCTCTTAGAGGAACGATTAAAAAGAAGCATCTTTGCCTAACTAATTAGGCGGCCCCTGTAGTAGAAATGTCTTAACAGACCCTAAGGGAATGATAAAAAGCGCTCTGCTGGAATACAGGGACTATCAATGTATTCACCGTTTACTTTTAATACCATATTCACATTAGCTCTTTGGTAACACGCCAGTGTTTCCCACTGTGCTTGGGTGAGATAGACGCGTGTATTGCCGCAGTAAACCAGGGAATAGGCAGATGAGGAAGGTTTAACACGAGCTCCGAGATCGCATTCCCAGCGAAATCGAGTTAAATCGCAATTCGCGAAGGCATTGCTTAGTAATAGGGGTGAGACTATGGCTATAATTATTTTTTTCATGCCAGCGCTCCATGATATCTTTTAATTATTATCGTCGTCTGATAGAAATTCTTTAAGGGCAAGGAGATGCTATGGATGCAACCACAGAAGAGTATTTAGACGCATTAAGAAAAGGGGATTATTTACAAGCGCTGCAATGGGTAAATTCCCTTGTAGAATGGTACGATGTTAGTGAGGGCGATGCTGATACCGTTCTGCAACTTGCCATTTTTGAGCTTATTCATCATGGCTTTTCTCCTGAGGATTTTCATCATATTCAGCTGCTATATATTCTTCTTTATGATCATTTGCCTCCTTTTATTGAGCAAGTCGCTTATCAGGCTACGATACTTTGTAGTGCTGCCATTCAGTGCATGGTTTATTACGAAAACGATTTAATCCCTTTTTATTTAACGACCTCAATGAATCACAAAATGGCAGATAATAGGGACGAAATATTGGATTGGATGCAGCGAAGTCCTGTCAATTTTGATGTTACAAAAAACAATGATGGACTAAGTGAGAAATACAAATTCTTAAATCAAGGATTCTCTCGTTTAGAGAGTCAAGCACGAGAAATTAGAAGGAAAATTAATCATGTCTTTAATTGCCAACTTCTTCTCCAGACTTATGTAGAGGAGTTAGCGAAGTATCACGATAAGGATGATAATGGGTTTACTGCTGTACGTCTTGGGGTAATCAATTCTCTAACCCATTATTTGTGTGACAAAACCATAATGACAGAAGAGGTCGAGAATAAGATAGCAAGCTTTGTGAATAAGATTCAGGAAATGGATCCTAAAGATTGGGAAAAACTGCTTTTAGATAAAATGCGGCCAAAAACTTCGTCTGATAAACCGTTTGTCTCCTGGTTCTTTGATAAAGCAGCGGAGAAATTTCAGCTTCTCTCTGTTAAGATGCTGAATCATATTGTGCCAAAAGTTGATGCTACAGATGCTCCTTCTCAGACTCCGCAGCAGAAGAATTAGGTTAGTGCTTGCTGTATTTATAACCTGATGCCTTATTTAATTTTAATGCTTTGGAGAAGCGGCAGTTACACTGGACACTCATGAGCAAGTAAATTGATTTTATAGCATAGCGCTTCAGGATGTCCCATATAGCCACCTTGATCATGTTTTCCTACGACCCGATGACAAGGGATGAACAAGGCAATAGGATTATTTTTACATGCTTGACCAATGGCGCGCGGACTTGATTGCAACACATTTGCCAATTCACCGTAGGTCACTGTACGTCCAACAGGTATAACCAATAGAGCATTCCAAACTTGCTGTTGGTAAGCAGTGCCTTGTGGTTTTAAAGCGAGTTGGAAACGATGGTGAGGGTTGTAAAAATATTGCTTAAGTTCGTTAGAAATAGTGGATGTAAGTGAATTGTGGTCACCCTTTTGGGTGGGCGACTCAGTAAAGCTTGCACCAAAGACATAATGCTCATTGTATGTAACTTCAAGCCAGCCGATAGGTGTGGTGAATGCAGTGACAATGAGCATAGAGTTCATTTAGTCTTCTTTTTTACCGGCGGTTAACTTTTCTTTAATACGTGCTGCACGACCAGCCAAATCGCGTAAATAGTATAGCTTTGCGCGTCGTACATCCCCTCGACGTTTAACAATAATACTATCAACAACAGGGCTGTAGGTTTGGAAAACACGCTCAACGCCGACGCCGTGGGAAATTTTGCGTACAGTAAAAGCGGAATTTAAGCCACGATTTCTTTTCGCAATGACAATACCTTCGAATGCTTGCAAACGCTCGCGTCCACCTTCTTTTACTTTTACTTGTACTGAAATGGTATCGCCAGGACTAAAATCAGGAATATTTTTGCCTTGCATTTGCTCAGTATTTAATTGGTCAATGATATTACTCATGGTCACTCCTCAAATTGGAATTCCTCAGCAGGAATTACCCTGTTCGTTTTTAAACTCGATAAGTAATTGCTTATCGGTGTCACTTAACTCGATGCTGTCTAATAAGTCTGGGCGCTTAAGCCATGTCTTACCTAGACTTTGCTTTCGGCGCCAACGCTCAATCTCGCGATGATTACCCTTTAACAATACGGAAGGAACATCCAAACCGTTGATTGTTGCTGGTCGAGTGTAGTGAGGGTAATCCAGCAAACCATTCATAAAAGAATCTTGTGCAGCTGATCGTGAATGCCCTAAGCTACCAGGTAAAAGACGAATAATTGCGTCAATAAATACCATGGCCGCTAATTCACCACCACTTAACACAAAATCTCCCAAGGACCATTCTTCGTCAACATGATGAAGAATGATTCTTTCATCAATTCCTTCATACCGTCCTGCTATAAAGAGCAAGGACTGGTCTTTAGCTATTACCTGATTTAGGTCGGATTGGCGAATGATTTTACCTTGCGGGCTCAAATAAACCGTTTTGCAAGAAGGAGGCATTTGAGTCTTTGCATGACTAATTGCCCCATGCAAGGGTTCATACATCATCACCATGCCCGGACCACCTCCATAAGGTTTGTCATCAACCTGACGATAGGGCCTGGGTGCCCACTCCCGTGGGTTCCAACAATCTACTTTCGCTAAGCTTTGTTCGATGGCCCGACCGACAACACCATGTCTTAACACTTCAAACATTTCGGGCATCAGGGTTATTACACCCAAATGTAGCATCATTTAAAAATCCACATCCCAGTCAACAGTAATAGTATGCTGGCTGGGGTTTATGTCAAAAATAAACTGACCTGGTAGATACGGAATTAAATACCGCTTTTTACCTTCAACAACTAAAACATCATTGGTCCCGGTGGGCATAATTTCTTTAACCGTGCCAAGCAATATGTCTTGTTGATTTTTTACCTGCATGCCAATAAGCTCATGCCAGTAGTACTCTCCTTCCTCTAACGCAGGAAGTTGTTTGCGGTTAACTGCAATTTCAACATTGGTCAAAGCAGCTACTTGCTCACGTTCATGATAACCCTCAAGCTGTGCCAGAATGGATTTTTCATTCATTTCCACCTGCAACAGCTTAAGAGGCTGCCATTGCTTGTTTATATAAGCATGCCAATCAGTATAACGTAGAATGTTATCGCGAGGTTCTGTAAAAGAATGAACCGTGATTAATCCCTTTATCCCATGGGGGCGACCAAAACGACCGATAACAACCCAATCACTAACGGCGTTCACTTACTACTTAGTGTCTTCAGCACTTTTCTTATATTCTTTTACCAAGGCTCGAACTCGGTCAGAAAGCTGTGCACCAACACTTTGCCAGTAGGTTAATTTATCCATTTCTAAATGCAAACGAACTTCTGCTCCGCGAGCTATAGGGTTGAAATAGCCGATGCGCTCAATGTAATTGCCATCGCGACGTTTGCGACTATCAGTGACAACCATATTGTAAAATGGACGCTTTTTTGCTCCAGCTCGTGATAAACGTATAACTACCATTATGTCCTCTACTTTAAGAGTGTTTACGTAAAAATGCCGTGTATTGTACGAAAATTAAATCGGCATTGGAAGTCATTATTGGCAATTATTTCCTTTATTCTTCGGGAAATAGACCTTTTAGACCTGTCATTCCACCCATGCCACGCATCATTTGTTTGATACCACCGGGCTTGGTAAATTTTTTCATCATTTTTTGCATCTGTTCAAATTGTTTCAGCAAGCGGTTCACATCCTGGATCTGTGTACCTGAGCCTAATGCAATCCGTTTCTTCCTTGAGCCTACAATGATCTTTGGAATGCGGCGCTCTTTGGCTGTCATCGAATTGATGATAGCTATCGTTTGATTCATCGCTTTGTCGTTGATTTGACCTATTGCTTTCTGAGGTAATTGACCCATACCAGGTAACTTGCTCATCATGCCAGCAACGCCACCCATCTTATTCATTTGTAATAGTTGTTGTTTAAAATCTTCTAAATCAAAGCCTTTGCCTTTTTTGAGCTTTTTGGCTAACTTTTCACTGGTTTCTTTGTCAGCCTTGCGTTTAACCTCTTCAATGAGGGTAAGAATATCTCCCATGCCTAAGATGCGCGAAGCAATCCGGTCGGGATGGAAGGGTTCGAGAGCATCAATTTTTTCACCACTGCCTAAAAATTTAATGGGTTGGCCAGTGATATGTTTAACCGAGAGAGCAGCACCGCCACGAGCATCACCGTCCGTTTTGGTGAGGATAACACCAGTAAGAGGAAGGGCTTCATGAAATGCCTTGGCAGTATTAGCAGCATCTTGACCTGTCATACTATCAACAACGAACAGGGTTTCTACAGGAGTCACTGCTTTGTGTAAGGCTTTGATTTCAGCCATCATTTCTGCATCGATATGTAAACGGCCGGCAGTATCGAAAATAATTACATCAATAAATTGCTTTTTGGCGCTTTCCAAAGCCTTTTGAGCAATGTCTAAAGGCTGCTCGTGTGCTTGTGCTGGATAGAAAGCAACATCTAATTGCGTGGCGAGTAAATGAAGCTGTTCAATAGCGGCAGGTCTATAAACGTCTAGACTTACGAGCATGACTTTTTTATTTTCGCTTTCTTTTAGATAGCGGGCTAATTTCGCGGCACTGGTTGTTTTCCCTGAGCCTTGTAGACCTGCCATTAAAAAGATCGCAGGGGGCTGAGTTTTAAAATTTAACTCAGCGCGTGTATCCCCTAGCACGTGAACTAATTCATCGTGAACGATTTTGACGAAAACCTGATCAGGTTTCAGATTACCTGAAACCTCTTGCCCTAAGGCTTTTTGTTTGACTTCCTCAATAAATTCTTTGACCACAGGGAAGGCAACATCTGCTTCAAGCAAAGATAGCCTTATTTCTCGTAAGGCATCATGGATATTATCTTCGGTAAGACGTCCTTGGCCACTGATGGTCTTAAAGGCACGGGTTAAACGGTCAGTTAAATTTTCAAACATGACAATACTCAAACGCAAAAGAATTAATATAGCACAGTGGGCAGAGTTGCTAAAGGTTGCTATTTACAAAGCCACCGAATATGTTCCCTAAGTATTATAACATTTTTTTGCTATCAGGGTCCGATTGTAGCCTTGGCTCACGCAGGCTTTTAATCAGGGTTTTAGTTTTCTTACTTAGTGTAGTAGCGATATAGCCTTCACTTAATAGTATCTCAGCAACTTTAGGATGCTCTTTTGCAAGAAGATAGAGAGGGTCTGGAATATTCGTTTTATATCTCTTCATCGTTTGTTCTAGGCAATTATCCTTCTTATATTGTTCTTTTGTATAATCTTTCTGCAGCTTTTGCTTATTATCCCCATACAAACTTTGATTAATTTTGTTGACAAGCTCAGGAATTTGCACAACAAGCAGTGCTAATCCTTCATGTTGCATAGCTGTGTAAAAAAGATCATGAGGGTTAAGTGTGCCAAGGGCAAGGTCAAATGGCGTAATTTGATGAAAAAATCTACTAATTTCTGTTAAGTCTGCAACGTCTTTTCGATTTAAAAACTGCTCAAAATAAAGTATAAGCTCAGTAGGCAAATTGTCGAGTGACGGTATTATAAAATTTGGCATAATGGTCCATTATCTTGAGGGACTATTTGATTATTATTATATATTATTAAATTTATTCCCATAGGTTTCCTCTTATATGTTCAAAACGCAAAATATGACCCATGACTTCTCTAAAAGAGACCATGAAACAGTTGAGTTTAGCAAGGTCAGTCATCCCAGAATTAAAATACGTCCTATGTATTTTGAACAAGGTCTAAGTAGCTATCCATATATTTTTGGACGATATGCTGTACTAGACAGATTGCTTGGAGCATTGAGTTTTCTGCCAGAAAACTATGGCTTTCTTGTTTGGGATGTTTATCGGCCAAGGGGCGTGCAGCGCAAACTCTTTGAGTTATTCAGCGAAAAAATTCGTAGAGCATCTCCTCATTTAAGTGAGCAAGAGCATTTAGTGGAAGTCTTAAAATATGTTGCTTCCCCAGCCAAAATTGGTGAAAGCTATTGCTCTCCTCATCTTAGCGGTGGGGCTATAGACTTGACCTTATTTGAAATGAAAGAAGATAAAGAATTAGATATGGGTACAGTTTTTGATGACTATACACAGCGAGCAGGCAGAGATTACTTCGCCTTAAAAACGGATTTAACTGCACAAGAACGCGTTTTCCAAGAGAGAAGAAACCTTTTGCGTCAAACGATGGAAAGGGTAGGCTTTACATCTTACGAACATGAGTGGTGGCATTTTGATATTGGAAATATATTTTGGGGGGATGTGGTTAAGAAGCCTGCAGTTTTCGGTCCATTGTTTGGTGATGAGGAGTGGCCTTCATTTGTATAAGAAATAGTATTTGTTATGATGATGTTTTCCAATGGCTTATGAGGACTCGGTGCACTTTTCTTTGACAACTCTTTTTATTGCTGTACTAGCGTTAATTATTCTTTCTGCCTTCTTTTCGGGGTCAGAAATCGGAATGATGTCTTTAAACCGTTATCGTTTACGTCATTTAGTAAAAAAAAATAACAAACAAGCAATCCGTGTTAACCAAATGCTAACCAGACCGGATCGCTTGTTAAGTGTTATTTTAATTGGCAATACCTTTGCCAATATTGTGGCATCGATGGTTGCGACACTTATAGGGCAGCGTTTATATGGAGATGCCGGTGTTGTAGCAGCAACTATATTCCTCACTTTAATTATCTTAGTATTTTCAGAAATGGTTCCGAAAACACTGGCAGCGCTTCATCCACAGCATATTGCTTTTACTGCTTCTTTCCCTCTAAAACTGCTACAGGGTCTATTCTCGCCTGTCATACGAATAACTGCATGGATAACCAATGCGATTCTAAGCCTGTTTGGTATTTCGATAGATAAGGTACAAAGAGAAGCGTTGACAGGAGAAGAATTACGTTCGGTAGTCCATGAAGCTGGAGGGTTATTACCGATTGAGCATAAAAGCATGATCATTAGTCTGTTGGACTTAGAGGAAGCGACAGTGGAGGATATCATGATTCCTAAGGGGGATATTGTAGGCCTGGATTTGGAGCAACCTTGGCATAAATTGATTGAGGAACTAGAAACAGCGCAACACACACGTTTGCCGTTATATAGGGATTCCATAGATAATTTAGTCGGTCTGGTTCATGTACGCAGTGTTTTAAACCTTGCTCTCGAAGAGCGTTTAGACATGGAGAATTTACTAAAGATTGCTGATGTGCCTTATTTTATTCCTGAGGCAACCCCATTGAATGTGCAAATTTTAAATTTTCAAAAAATGAAAAGACGCAGTTGTTTTGTGGTGGATGAGTATGGAGATTTGTTAGGATTGGTCACTTTAGAAGATATTCTTGAAGAAGTGGTGGGTGAATTCACCACAGATGTGGCTGACTTAACTAAAGATATCATTCAACAGGCAGATGGTTCGGTAATCGTGGATGCCAGTATAACTTTGCGTCAATTGAAGAGACTATTAAGTTGGCA harbors:
- a CDS encoding ABC transporter substrate-binding protein, with product MKLKCLYRYIIYPFIILFSYYEIGYTATLQTLQPDQLTVGTYFTNPPLEFLQKNKQVGFEIDLMNEISKRLHLKPIYVNTSWEVIIQQLENNKYDVIMGGITITPAREKIVPYTIPYMTTTLSILINIKKTPNIKFMNDLQNQTIGVQSKTTDYDIALQMQKSGKIKEIKIYPFADFNEAIQDLITGKVGAVMKVFPVANYYTQLHPEIRILTAVPNHPQPLGFGVNPRNKLLLQVLNKTLEEIKADGTYNKFYEKWFTQ
- a CDS encoding M48 family metallopeptidase; protein product: MISTHSYDSDFMTKHELEIDGIFIEIQRKAIKNMHLRVYPPNGQVKVSAPFKFHLDDIRQQLEARLPWIHQQRKRLTTHQPQTFTTDETLNFMGQPLRLLVHETTKRSRILVDGEFIHLQMKTNGTIKEKQQLLQNWYRQQMKIILPDMIKKWESILNVAVNRWGIKIMKTRWGSCNIRSRRIWLNLSLITKPLSCLEYVLVHEMIHLLETNHTKRFYALMDKFLPEWRVQQSLLSMS
- a CDS encoding SDR family NAD(P)-dependent oxidoreductase, which gives rise to MKPKVILITGCSSGIGYDGALALAQRGHHVFAACRKESDVKKLKALGLEAVQMNMDDTHSIALAFYDIIKKTSGRLDIVINNAGYGQAGALEDVPRDALRSQFETNVFGLMDLTRLAIPVMRKQGHGRIINISSILGVVSMPFRGAYNASKYAVEGLSDTLRLELKPSGIQVITIEPGPIESRFRDNVINHSLKKINHEKSHFRDQYEVMLNGFQQQKNQSIFTRKTDVVISKLIHAIESNAPKTKYRVTFPAHLFVFLKRVLSVRMLDYMLSYLSKKELGQRPGERR
- a CDS encoding helical bundle domain-containing protein encodes the protein MDATTEEYLDALRKGDYLQALQWVNSLVEWYDVSEGDADTVLQLAIFELIHHGFSPEDFHHIQLLYILLYDHLPPFIEQVAYQATILCSAAIQCMVYYENDLIPFYLTTSMNHKMADNRDEILDWMQRSPVNFDVTKNNDGLSEKYKFLNQGFSRLESQAREIRRKINHVFNCQLLLQTYVEELAKYHDKDDNGFTAVRLGVINSLTHYLCDKTIMTEEVENKIASFVNKIQEMDPKDWEKLLLDKMRPKTSSDKPFVSWFFDKAAEKFQLLSVKMLNHIVPKVDATDAPSQTPQQKN
- a CDS encoding methylated-DNA--[protein]-cysteine S-methyltransferase, with the protein product MLIVTAFTTPIGWLEVTYNEHYVFGASFTESPTQKGDHNSLTSTISNELKQYFYNPHHRFQLALKPQGTAYQQQVWNALLVIPVGRTVTYGELANVLQSSPRAIGQACKNNPIALFIPCHRVVGKHDQGGYMGHPEALCYKINLLAHECPV
- the rplS gene encoding 50S ribosomal protein L19; translated protein: MSNIIDQLNTEQMQGKNIPDFSPGDTISVQVKVKEGGRERLQAFEGIVIAKRNRGLNSAFTVRKISHGVGVERVFQTYSPVVDSIIVKRRGDVRRAKLYYLRDLAGRAARIKEKLTAGKKED
- the trmD gene encoding tRNA (guanosine(37)-N1)-methyltransferase TrmD → MMLHLGVITLMPEMFEVLRHGVVGRAIEQSLAKVDCWNPREWAPRPYRQVDDKPYGGGPGMVMMYEPLHGAISHAKTQMPPSCKTVYLSPQGKIIRQSDLNQVIAKDQSLLFIAGRYEGIDERIILHHVDEEWSLGDFVLSGGELAAMVFIDAIIRLLPGSLGHSRSAAQDSFMNGLLDYPHYTRPATINGLDVPSVLLKGNHREIERWRRKQSLGKTWLKRPDLLDSIELSDTDKQLLIEFKNEQGNSC
- the rimM gene encoding ribosome maturation factor RimM (Essential for efficient processing of 16S rRNA) — translated: MNAVSDWVVIGRFGRPHGIKGLITVHSFTEPRDNILRYTDWHAYINKQWQPLKLLQVEMNEKSILAQLEGYHEREQVAALTNVEIAVNRKQLPALEEGEYYWHELIGMQVKNQQDILLGTVKEIMPTGTNDVLVVEGKKRYLIPYLPGQFIFDINPSQHTITVDWDVDF
- the rpsP gene encoding 30S ribosomal protein S16 codes for the protein MVVIRLSRAGAKKRPFYNMVVTDSRKRRDGNYIERIGYFNPIARGAEVRLHLEMDKLTYWQSVGAQLSDRVRALVKEYKKSAEDTK